Proteins encoded together in one Corallococcus soli window:
- a CDS encoding GTP pyrophosphokinase, whose product MPTLEDAIALSVAAHQGQRDKAGQPYILHPLRVMLRLSSDAERTVAVLHDVVEDTPYTLERLRELGYAEDVLSALDCLTKREGESYEAFIERLLPHPLARRVKLADLEDNMDVRRLSAVTPKDAERLSRYVAAWTRLRAE is encoded by the coding sequence ATGCCCACGCTCGAAGACGCCATCGCCCTGTCGGTGGCCGCGCACCAGGGTCAGCGCGACAAGGCAGGACAGCCCTACATCCTCCACCCGCTGCGGGTGATGCTGCGCCTGTCCTCGGACGCCGAGCGCACCGTGGCCGTCCTCCACGACGTGGTGGAGGACACGCCCTACACGCTGGAGCGGCTGCGCGAGCTGGGCTACGCGGAGGACGTCCTGTCCGCGCTGGACTGCCTCACGAAGCGCGAGGGGGAATCCTACGAGGCCTTCATCGAAAGGCTTTTGCCCCACCCCCTGGCCCGCCGCGTGAAGCTGGCGGACCTGGAGGACAACATGGACGTGCGGCGGCTGTCCGCCGTCACGCCCAAGGACGCCGAGAGGCTGTCGCGCTACGTGGCCGCCTGGACGCGCCTGCGCGCGGAGTAG
- a CDS encoding PilW family protein, with amino-acid sequence MTRSRMQTTQAPRGMTLLETMVAAALATFVLAAAAALLMAGGRVVHNTEHVGDSHDHARLAGEALLSAVRQAGAGMSEGLWVVSGGVPQRINPVFGGDGAGSGLLAATTTGNVPGTDGTDDLWLVVPDREYLGRDCAPGAAMTVVKPGTGTLQVNCVGTPSTAPGANAMLVASNMKSAALLTQATVTSNPPTATVSYLESGVPGFSNAPHKGGFQRGDLVYAARLLHFFIAKNPTTNRKALMRAEGIPATDAAGRPFMDMGDPLVVQDFVEDFQVAFGVDAATTGDPAQYVFQNGLSPEYTPGLRSVRISVVATGRTPRRDTRNQAVLAEDLPIAVENHTPPATATPDGYFRSLFQRRAELPNLASARL; translated from the coding sequence ATGACGCGCTCCCGGATGCAGACGACGCAGGCCCCGCGCGGCATGACGCTGCTGGAGACGATGGTGGCCGCGGCCCTCGCCACCTTCGTCCTCGCGGCCGCCGCGGCCCTGCTGATGGCGGGCGGGCGCGTGGTGCACAACACGGAGCACGTGGGGGACAGCCACGACCACGCGCGGCTCGCCGGAGAGGCCCTGCTGTCGGCCGTGCGTCAGGCCGGCGCGGGCATGTCCGAGGGCCTCTGGGTGGTGTCCGGGGGCGTGCCCCAGCGCATCAACCCCGTCTTCGGCGGGGACGGCGCGGGCTCCGGCCTGCTGGCCGCCACCACGACCGGCAACGTGCCGGGCACCGACGGCACCGACGACCTGTGGCTGGTGGTGCCGGACCGCGAATACCTGGGCCGCGACTGCGCGCCGGGCGCGGCGATGACGGTGGTGAAGCCGGGCACCGGCACGCTGCAGGTCAACTGCGTGGGCACGCCCAGCACCGCCCCCGGCGCCAACGCCATGCTGGTGGCCAGCAACATGAAGAGCGCGGCGCTCCTCACCCAGGCGACCGTCACGAGCAACCCGCCCACCGCCACGGTGAGCTACCTGGAGTCGGGCGTGCCGGGCTTCTCCAACGCGCCCCACAAGGGCGGCTTCCAGCGCGGGGACCTGGTGTACGCCGCGCGCCTGCTGCACTTCTTCATCGCGAAGAACCCCACCACGAACCGCAAGGCGCTGATGCGCGCGGAGGGCATCCCCGCCACCGACGCGGCCGGGCGCCCCTTCATGGACATGGGCGACCCCCTGGTGGTGCAGGACTTCGTGGAGGACTTCCAGGTGGCCTTCGGCGTGGACGCCGCGACCACGGGGGACCCCGCCCAGTACGTCTTCCAGAACGGCCTGTCGCCCGAATACACCCCCGGCCTGCGCTCGGTGCGCATCAGCGTGGTGGCCACCGGCCGCACGCCCCGGCGCGACACGCGCAACCAGGCCGTGCTCGCCGAGGACCTGCCCATCGCCGTGGAGAACCACACCCCACCCGCCACCGCCACCCCCGACGGCTACTTCCGCAGCCTCTTCCAGCGCCGGGCGGAGCTGCCCAACCTGGCGTCGGCCCGCCTGTGA
- a CDS encoding PulJ/GspJ family protein — translation MSAPLLSPRRARGSGLLEVLISMGILALAAVGAVMGMVAATRDVKDGQVLQGRRMLLETRVQRLWLASKSELLLQAVDRPGTFPTEIPFGTAPWKLDPSPASATDTGTGAYFRVKPTGEVEPMTGVPANTPCLDSTPDAVLPKDVYCREVLVTKGLPQDLPPESQALVPPGAMPFTVWTRVYRKGDSLERAAVHSEVFVQ, via the coding sequence ATGAGCGCCCCCCTCCTCTCCCCGCGCCGCGCGCGCGGCAGCGGCCTGCTGGAGGTGCTCATCTCCATGGGCATCCTCGCGCTGGCCGCCGTGGGCGCCGTGATGGGCATGGTCGCCGCCACGCGCGACGTGAAGGACGGCCAGGTGCTCCAGGGCCGGCGCATGCTGCTGGAGACCCGCGTCCAGCGGCTGTGGCTGGCGTCGAAGTCGGAGCTGCTGCTCCAGGCCGTGGACCGGCCGGGCACCTTCCCCACCGAAATCCCCTTCGGCACGGCGCCATGGAAGCTGGACCCGAGCCCGGCCTCCGCGACGGACACGGGCACCGGCGCCTACTTCCGCGTGAAGCCCACCGGGGAAGTGGAGCCCATGACGGGCGTGCCCGCCAACACGCCCTGCCTGGACTCCACCCCGGACGCGGTGCTGCCCAAGGACGTCTACTGCCGTGAAGTCCTGGTGACCAAGGGGCTGCCCCAGGACCTGCCGCCCGAATCCCAGGCGCTGGTGCCCCCGGGCGCCATGCCCTTCACCGTCTGGACGCGCGTGTACCGCAAGGGCGACAGCCTGGAGCGCGCCGCCGTCCACAGCGAGGTGTTCGTCCAATGA
- a CDS encoding peptide chain release factor-like protein: MTPTTPIPPARRQAARAALALDDEALLKVCDVEFFIASGPGGQHRNTTASGVRLSHPPTELSVTATERRSQSQNKDAAVRRLRAGLQALTFVPKVRKATRPTLGSKRRRLEEKKRTSEKKAGRGGRVAD, from the coding sequence ATGACGCCGACGACGCCCATCCCTCCCGCACGACGCCAGGCCGCCCGGGCGGCCCTCGCCTTGGATGACGAGGCCCTGCTGAAGGTCTGCGACGTGGAGTTCTTCATCGCGTCGGGCCCCGGTGGACAGCACCGCAACACCACCGCCAGCGGCGTGCGCCTGAGCCACCCGCCCACCGAGCTGTCCGTCACCGCCACCGAGCGCCGCAGCCAGTCCCAGAACAAGGACGCCGCCGTGCGCCGCCTGCGCGCGGGGCTCCAGGCCCTCACGTTCGTGCCCAAGGTGCGCAAGGCCACCCGCCCCACCCTGGGCTCCAAGCGGCGCCGGCTGGAGGAGAAGAAGCGCACCTCCGAGAAGAAGGCGGGCCGGGGCGGCCGCGTCGCCGACTAG
- a CDS encoding pirin family protein, translating into MIYVRTSEARGHANHGWLDTHHTFSFSDYYDPDFMGFRSLRVINEDTVAPLRGFGKHPHRDMEILTYVVSGAVEHQDSMGTKAVIRPGEVQRMSAGTGVLHSEMNPLDEPLHLLQIWLMPERQGLPPGYEQKRFDPEERRGKFRVVASRDGRDGSLTVHQDVVLSATVLGEGEKVDYVLPPGRHAWLQVIRGEATLNGVALKAGDGAAVSEETALAFAAKAPTEALLFDMA; encoded by the coding sequence ATGATCTACGTACGGACGTCCGAAGCCCGAGGCCACGCGAACCACGGCTGGCTCGACACCCACCACACCTTCTCCTTCTCGGACTACTACGACCCGGACTTCATGGGGTTCCGCTCGCTGCGCGTCATCAACGAGGACACGGTCGCGCCGCTCCGGGGCTTCGGCAAGCACCCGCACCGGGACATGGAGATCCTCACCTACGTGGTGAGCGGCGCGGTGGAGCACCAGGACAGCATGGGCACCAAGGCCGTCATCCGGCCCGGCGAGGTGCAGCGCATGAGCGCGGGCACGGGCGTGCTGCACAGCGAGATGAACCCGCTGGATGAGCCGCTGCACCTGCTGCAGATCTGGCTGATGCCGGAGCGCCAGGGCCTGCCGCCCGGCTACGAGCAGAAGCGCTTCGACCCGGAGGAGCGGCGCGGGAAGTTCCGCGTGGTGGCATCCCGCGACGGGCGCGACGGCTCGCTGACGGTGCACCAGGACGTGGTGCTGTCCGCGACGGTGCTGGGCGAAGGCGAGAAGGTGGACTACGTGCTGCCGCCCGGCCGCCACGCGTGGCTCCAGGTCATCCGGGGCGAGGCCACCCTCAACGGCGTGGCGCTCAAGGCAGGGGACGGCGCGGCGGTGTCGGAGGAGACGGCGCTGGCGTTCGCCGCGAAGGCGCCCACGGAGGCGCTGCTCTTCGACATGGCCTGA
- a CDS encoding histone deacetylase family protein, whose protein sequence is MRVFHSDRYAVPLPAGHRFPMEKYRLLREALLERGILSPASLLEAPRVERADLERVHTQRYLDAFFGGTLTDAELRRLGFPWSPLLVDNARASVGGTLAAARAALEGGFGANLAGGTHHAFPDHGEGFCVFNDIAVAIRVLQAEGAIQRAVVVDLDVHQGNGTAAAFAGDPSVFTFSMHGERNFPFRKQPSHLDLGLEDGAGDAEYLALLDAHLPHVLESARADLLFFQAGVDPLAEDTLGRLSLTHAGLRERDLRVLRTARERGLPAVLTLGGGYAKPLTPSLEAHVGTYVVACSLFR, encoded by the coding sequence GTGCGTGTCTTCCACTCCGACCGGTACGCCGTTCCCCTCCCCGCGGGCCACCGCTTCCCCATGGAGAAGTACCGCCTGCTGCGCGAAGCCCTGCTGGAGCGCGGCATCCTGTCCCCCGCGTCCCTCCTTGAAGCGCCCCGGGTGGAGCGGGCCGACCTGGAGCGCGTGCACACTCAGCGCTACCTGGACGCCTTCTTCGGCGGCACCCTCACCGACGCGGAGCTGCGGCGGCTGGGCTTCCCCTGGTCGCCCCTGCTCGTAGACAACGCGCGCGCCTCCGTGGGGGGCACGCTGGCCGCCGCCCGCGCGGCGCTGGAGGGCGGCTTCGGCGCCAACCTGGCCGGCGGCACCCACCACGCCTTCCCCGACCATGGGGAGGGCTTCTGTGTCTTCAACGACATCGCCGTGGCCATCCGCGTCCTCCAGGCCGAAGGCGCCATCCAGCGCGCGGTGGTGGTGGACCTGGACGTGCACCAGGGCAACGGCACTGCGGCCGCCTTCGCGGGCGACCCGTCCGTCTTCACCTTCTCCATGCACGGCGAGCGCAACTTCCCCTTCCGCAAGCAGCCCTCGCACCTGGACCTGGGACTGGAGGACGGCGCGGGGGACGCGGAGTACCTGGCCCTGCTCGACGCCCACCTGCCCCACGTCCTGGAGTCCGCCCGCGCCGACCTGCTGTTCTTCCAGGCGGGCGTGGATCCGCTGGCGGAGGACACCCTGGGCCGGCTGTCCCTCACCCACGCGGGCCTGCGGGAGCGGGACCTGCGCGTGCTGAGGACGGCGCGCGAGCGGGGACTGCCCGCGGTGCTCACGCTGGGCGGCGGCTACGCGAAGCCGTTGACGCCTTCGCTGGAGGCCCACGTCGGGACTTATGTGGTGGCCTGTTCGTTGTTCCGCTGA
- a CDS encoding vWA domain-containing protein produces MNLKPLSRAVLTAALATGLSATSALAVTPVLAPPAATASKPGVVAVPAPPTDAKAAATKPAATPTAAPPSAATKPGVHAMPAPPPAVKPSGTGAPAPHAPGQPPAAPDSQKQEVPGGPSQNARPEIEVAFVLDTTGSMGGLLEGAKQKIFSIASRIAKGKPTPHLKVALVAYRDVGDAYVTKRFDLNDDLDAVFAELRKLQANGGGDSPEHVGRGLGEAVSLLKWNQDREVMKVIFLVGDAPPARREAAWDFKLWSQRAKERHIVVNTVRCGGDDATEASWRYVAKLTDGTFDSIDAAGGMVAVATPFDAELSRTNAELASKTLYAGRKEAQAMNKARADVMKGMSAEAAADRISYMKTSRSAGKAGAAAAEVSSAPSAIGGAVDLLEQPAALASIQDDELPPELRGLKKEEQSAKVKQLATERKALEQQAAKLASDRDQWLTKNAPPKEDAFDANVMKSVKTQAAKFGVAY; encoded by the coding sequence ATGAACCTGAAGCCCCTCTCGCGGGCCGTCCTGACGGCCGCGCTCGCCACCGGTCTGTCCGCCACCTCCGCCCTGGCCGTCACGCCCGTCCTGGCTCCACCGGCGGCCACCGCCTCGAAGCCCGGCGTCGTCGCCGTGCCCGCGCCGCCCACCGACGCGAAGGCCGCCGCCACGAAGCCGGCCGCCACCCCCACCGCCGCGCCGCCTTCCGCCGCCACGAAGCCCGGTGTCCACGCGATGCCCGCACCGCCCCCGGCCGTGAAGCCCTCCGGCACAGGAGCGCCCGCGCCGCATGCGCCCGGGCAGCCCCCGGCGGCCCCGGACAGCCAGAAGCAGGAGGTCCCCGGAGGCCCGTCGCAGAACGCCCGGCCGGAGATTGAAGTGGCCTTCGTGCTGGACACGACCGGGTCCATGGGCGGGCTGCTGGAGGGCGCGAAGCAGAAGATCTTCTCCATCGCGTCGCGCATCGCGAAGGGCAAGCCCACGCCGCACCTGAAGGTGGCGCTGGTGGCGTACCGCGACGTGGGCGACGCCTACGTGACGAAGCGCTTCGACCTGAACGACGACCTGGACGCGGTGTTCGCGGAGCTGCGCAAGCTCCAGGCGAACGGCGGCGGGGACTCCCCCGAACACGTGGGACGCGGACTGGGCGAGGCGGTGTCGCTGCTCAAGTGGAACCAGGACCGCGAGGTGATGAAGGTCATCTTCCTCGTCGGTGACGCGCCCCCGGCCCGGCGCGAGGCGGCCTGGGACTTCAAGCTGTGGTCCCAGCGCGCGAAGGAGCGCCACATCGTGGTGAACACGGTGCGCTGCGGTGGGGACGACGCCACCGAGGCCTCCTGGCGCTACGTGGCGAAGCTGACGGACGGCACGTTCGACTCCATCGACGCGGCGGGCGGCATGGTGGCGGTGGCCACGCCGTTCGACGCGGAGCTGTCCCGCACGAACGCGGAGCTGGCGTCGAAGACGCTCTACGCGGGCCGCAAGGAGGCGCAGGCGATGAACAAGGCGCGCGCGGATGTGATGAAGGGCATGAGCGCGGAGGCCGCCGCGGACCGCATCAGCTACATGAAGACCAGCCGGAGCGCGGGCAAGGCAGGCGCCGCCGCCGCGGAGGTGAGCAGCGCGCCCTCGGCGATTGGCGGCGCGGTGGATCTGCTGGAGCAGCCGGCCGCGCTCGCCTCCATCCAGGACGACGAGCTGCCCCCGGAGCTCCGGGGCCTGAAGAAGGAGGAGCAGTCCGCGAAGGTCAAGCAGCTCGCCACCGAGCGCAAGGCGCTGGAGCAGCAGGCCGCGAAGCTCGCCAGCGACCGCGACCAGTGGCTCACGAAGAACGCGCCCCCCAAGGAGGACGCCTTCGACGCCAACGTCATGAAGAGCGTGAAGACCCAGGCGGCGAAGTTCGGCGTGGCGTACTGA
- a CDS encoding ABC transporter ATP-binding protein, whose protein sequence is MTPPLPEPTSPELAIDARGLVKRFGGFTALDGLDLQIPKGAFYAFLGPNGAGKSTSIALLTGVYGPDAGSIRMLGVDAVARPLDIKQRVGVVPEELSLFERLTGRQYLTFCARMYGLSGAEAAARAVELLELTELTYKAGALVAEYSKGMRRRLAIAAALIHGPELVLLDEPFEGIDVLAAGVIRELLRELSRRGVTLLLTTHVLEIAERLATHAGVIRGGRMLDQGPVEALRQRHGAPTLEAVFEKLVAVPAARNAKLSFYAEPVATVVPLRRESA, encoded by the coding sequence ATGACGCCCCCCCTTCCCGAACCCACCAGCCCCGAGCTGGCCATCGACGCCCGTGGACTCGTCAAGCGCTTCGGTGGCTTCACCGCGCTGGACGGGCTGGACCTCCAGATTCCCAAGGGCGCCTTCTACGCGTTCCTCGGCCCCAACGGCGCCGGCAAGTCCACCTCCATCGCGCTGCTCACCGGCGTGTACGGCCCGGACGCGGGCTCCATCCGGATGCTCGGCGTGGACGCGGTGGCCAGGCCCCTGGACATCAAGCAGCGCGTGGGCGTGGTGCCGGAGGAGCTGAGCCTCTTCGAGCGCCTCACCGGCCGCCAATACCTCACCTTCTGCGCGCGCATGTACGGCTTGAGCGGCGCGGAGGCCGCGGCGCGCGCGGTGGAGCTGCTGGAGCTGACGGAGCTCACGTACAAGGCCGGCGCGCTGGTGGCGGAGTACTCCAAGGGCATGCGCCGGAGGCTGGCCATCGCCGCGGCGCTCATCCACGGGCCGGAGCTGGTGCTGCTGGATGAGCCCTTTGAAGGCATCGACGTGCTGGCCGCGGGCGTCATCCGCGAGCTGCTGCGCGAATTGAGCCGCCGGGGCGTGACGCTGCTGCTCACCACGCACGTCCTGGAGATCGCCGAGCGGCTGGCCACGCACGCGGGCGTCATCCGGGGCGGGCGCATGTTGGATCAGGGCCCGGTGGAGGCGCTGCGCCAGCGCCACGGCGCGCCCACGCTGGAGGCGGTGTTCGAGAAGCTGGTCGCCGTGCCGGCCGCGCGCAACGCGAAGCTGTCCTTCTACGCGGAGCCCGTCGCGACGGTGGTGCCGCTGCGCCGGGAGTCCGCGTGA
- a CDS encoding response regulator: MSNILVVDDDASHRTLICDALQEMGYDTIEAANGREALDLLEEDIPGAVLLDLRMPVMSGWGLLDALKKMPRARNLPIIIISGYGFEWEAELVGAAGYISKPVDLDKVRTTVQQIVGPPEVAMVH; this comes from the coding sequence ATGTCGAACATCCTGGTCGTCGACGACGACGCGAGTCACCGCACGCTCATCTGCGATGCCCTCCAGGAGATGGGCTACGACACCATCGAGGCCGCCAACGGTCGCGAGGCGTTGGACCTGCTGGAGGAGGACATCCCGGGCGCGGTGCTGCTGGACCTCCGGATGCCGGTGATGAGCGGCTGGGGCCTGCTGGACGCGCTCAAGAAGATGCCCCGCGCGCGCAACCTGCCCATCATCATCATCTCCGGCTACGGCTTTGAGTGGGAGGCGGAGCTCGTCGGCGCCGCCGGCTACATCTCCAAGCCCGTGGACCTGGACAAGGTGCGCACCACGGTGCAGCAGATCGTCGGGCCGCCCGAAGTCGCCATGGTGCACTGA
- a CDS encoding amidohydrolase family protein, with protein sequence MPALADEEGPRVAPGLPPVVDAHVHLFPDRVFEAVWRWFDQHGWPIRYKLHTPDVLSFLLSRGVERVVALHYAHKPGMARALNAYVAQVAKDEPRVIGLATVFPGEPGATDILAEAFALGLKGVKLHCHVQCFAPDAPALQELYEVCAQAGKPLVMHAGREPASPRYPCDPYALCSAERVERVLKDHPKLKLCVPHLGADEFDAYARLLERHDTLWLDTTMTVGGYFPVPLPRQVLEVRPERILYGTDFPNIPYAWDRELKALVDLRPGGDALAGMLGGNALKLYGEVGC encoded by the coding sequence ATGCCCGCGCTGGCGGACGAGGAAGGGCCGCGTGTCGCCCCCGGCCTGCCGCCCGTCGTGGACGCGCACGTGCACCTGTTCCCCGATCGCGTCTTCGAGGCGGTGTGGCGCTGGTTCGACCAGCACGGCTGGCCCATCCGCTACAAACTGCACACGCCCGACGTCCTGTCGTTCCTGTTGTCCCGGGGCGTCGAGCGCGTGGTCGCCCTGCACTACGCGCACAAGCCGGGCATGGCGCGCGCCCTCAACGCCTACGTGGCCCAGGTGGCGAAGGACGAGCCCCGCGTCATCGGGCTGGCCACCGTCTTCCCGGGGGAGCCCGGCGCCACGGACATCCTGGCGGAGGCCTTCGCCCTGGGACTGAAGGGCGTGAAACTGCACTGCCACGTGCAGTGCTTCGCCCCGGACGCGCCCGCGCTGCAGGAGCTCTACGAAGTCTGCGCCCAGGCCGGCAAGCCGCTCGTCATGCACGCGGGCCGCGAGCCGGCCAGCCCCCGCTACCCGTGTGATCCCTACGCGCTGTGCTCCGCGGAGCGGGTGGAGCGGGTGCTGAAGGATCATCCGAAGTTGAAGCTGTGCGTGCCCCACCTGGGGGCGGACGAGTTCGACGCCTACGCGCGCCTGCTGGAGCGCCATGACACGCTCTGGCTGGACACCACGATGACGGTGGGCGGCTACTTCCCCGTGCCCCTGCCCCGCCAGGTGCTGGAGGTGCGGCCGGAGCGCATCCTGTACGGGACGGACTTCCCCAACATCCCGTATGCGTGGGACCGGGAGCTCAAGGCGCTGGTGGACCTGAGGCCGGGCGGGGACGCGCTGGCGGGGATGCTGGGAGGGAATGCCTTGAAACTCTACGGGGAGGTCGGATGTTGA
- a CDS encoding TatD family hydrolase, translated as MPEPLPLFDAHLHPEALTDQDLESMRFFGVERALVVAHHFPEPTAKGLRQHFDHLVERQLPRLERLGIRAWAALGVHPRCIPRRGLSEVLSHLPDYFEGGRVVALGETGLHAGGEEEEEAFLEQLALARQLKLRVVVHTPLKDKERHTRRILTLLRQSGLAPSRALVDHANGRTVRTILEVGHWAGLTLHPEALQADRAVALVRRLGSERLVLDSDAGDGAGDILGLARTANLLGKAKLSERLVRRVTRDNAATFFQIHD; from the coding sequence GTGCCCGAGCCGCTGCCGCTCTTCGATGCGCACCTCCACCCGGAGGCCCTCACCGACCAGGACCTGGAGTCCATGCGCTTCTTCGGCGTGGAGCGGGCCCTGGTGGTCGCGCATCACTTCCCGGAGCCGACCGCCAAGGGCCTGCGTCAGCACTTCGACCACCTGGTCGAGCGACAGCTGCCCCGGCTGGAGCGGCTGGGCATCCGCGCCTGGGCCGCCCTGGGTGTGCACCCGCGCTGCATCCCCCGCCGGGGCCTGTCGGAGGTCCTGAGCCACCTGCCGGACTACTTCGAGGGTGGCCGCGTGGTGGCCCTGGGCGAGACGGGGCTGCACGCGGGCGGCGAGGAGGAGGAGGAGGCGTTCCTCGAACAGCTGGCCCTGGCCCGCCAGCTCAAGCTGCGCGTGGTGGTGCACACGCCCCTGAAGGACAAGGAGCGCCACACGCGGCGCATCCTCACGCTGCTGCGCCAGTCCGGGCTCGCGCCGTCGCGTGCGCTGGTGGATCACGCCAACGGGCGCACCGTGCGCACCATCCTGGAGGTGGGCCACTGGGCGGGGCTGACGCTGCACCCGGAGGCGCTCCAGGCGGACCGGGCGGTGGCCCTGGTGCGGCGGCTGGGCAGCGAGCGCCTGGTGCTGGACTCGGACGCGGGCGACGGCGCGGGGGACATCCTGGGCCTCGCGCGCACCGCCAACCTGCTGGGCAAGGCGAAGCTGTCCGAGCGACTCGTGCGCCGTGTCACCCGCGACAACGCCGCGACCTTCTTCCAGATCCACGACTGA
- the ggt gene encoding gamma-glutamyltransferase — translation MLLATAPSLAARPYRGGAVATAYPPASEAALKMLEKGGNAVDAAVAAAFVAAVVGPYHSGVGGGGFALVHEAKTGDTRVLDFREVAPKAASRDMYLKDGALVPGLSTDGALSVAVPGAVAGYLELLATHGKLKPAVVLAPAIQWARQGFWVTPKYQQMATGRAECLRQDPEAARIFLVKDAQGAFGVPPVGHLLKQPDLARTLGLIAKGGAKAFYSGPVAQAMVKSVKDAGGVLTQEDLTAYKTRKATPLETTYRGHRILTMPPPSAGGLAVVQVLGMLQQLRPQGVPYRDPDSLHLYVEAVRRAYVDRAKYLGDPAFVQVPLERLTSPGHIADLAGSIDPKKATASASLLAPVTGGPASTLRRDGGPLTPEPEKKNTTHISVIDKDGNAVALTTTVNYSFGSCLVGKGTGVLLNDEMDDFAAQPGVPNAYGLVTGEPNAIQPGKVPLSSMSPTLVFAREDPKRVMMAVGSPGGSTIPTTVIQAITNVVDQGMDVTRAVGAGRLHHQYLPDELWVDRWGLEPATLATLEARGHKIRRLEAWGDAEAVYSDPRTNLRYSSSDPRNEGAALGQD, via the coding sequence GTGCTACTGGCGACGGCGCCGTCCCTGGCGGCGCGGCCCTACCGGGGAGGTGCGGTGGCCACCGCGTACCCACCCGCGAGCGAGGCCGCGCTGAAGATGCTGGAGAAGGGCGGCAACGCGGTGGACGCGGCCGTGGCGGCCGCGTTCGTGGCCGCGGTGGTGGGTCCCTATCACTCCGGGGTGGGCGGCGGCGGGTTCGCGCTGGTGCACGAGGCGAAGACGGGCGACACGCGCGTGCTGGACTTCCGCGAGGTGGCGCCCAAGGCGGCGTCCCGCGACATGTACCTGAAGGACGGCGCGCTGGTGCCGGGGCTGTCCACGGACGGCGCCCTGAGCGTGGCGGTGCCGGGCGCGGTGGCGGGCTACCTGGAGCTGCTCGCCACGCACGGCAAGCTCAAGCCCGCGGTGGTGCTGGCCCCGGCCATCCAGTGGGCCCGGCAGGGCTTCTGGGTGACGCCCAAGTACCAGCAGATGGCGACGGGCCGCGCGGAGTGCCTGCGCCAGGACCCGGAGGCCGCGCGCATCTTCCTGGTGAAGGACGCGCAGGGCGCGTTCGGGGTGCCCCCCGTGGGCCACCTGCTCAAGCAGCCGGACCTGGCGCGCACGCTGGGCCTCATCGCGAAGGGCGGCGCGAAGGCGTTCTATTCAGGCCCGGTGGCGCAGGCGATGGTGAAGTCGGTGAAGGACGCGGGCGGCGTGCTCACCCAGGAGGACCTGACGGCGTACAAGACGCGCAAGGCCACGCCGCTGGAGACCACCTACCGGGGCCACCGCATCCTCACCATGCCGCCGCCGAGCGCCGGAGGGCTGGCCGTGGTGCAGGTGCTGGGCATGCTGCAGCAGCTGCGGCCCCAGGGCGTGCCGTACCGCGACCCGGATTCGCTGCACCTCTACGTGGAGGCGGTGCGGCGCGCCTACGTGGACCGCGCGAAGTACCTGGGCGACCCGGCCTTCGTGCAGGTGCCGCTGGAGCGGCTGACGTCGCCCGGCCACATCGCGGACCTGGCGGGCAGCATCGACCCGAAGAAGGCCACCGCGAGCGCTTCGCTGCTGGCGCCAGTGACGGGCGGCCCGGCCTCCACGCTGCGCCGTGATGGGGGCCCCCTCACGCCGGAGCCGGAGAAGAAGAACACCACGCACATCTCCGTCATCGACAAGGACGGCAACGCGGTGGCCCTGACGACGACGGTCAACTACAGCTTCGGTTCGTGCCTCGTGGGCAAGGGCACCGGCGTGCTCCTCAACGACGAGATGGACGACTTCGCCGCGCAGCCGGGCGTGCCCAACGCGTACGGGCTCGTCACGGGCGAACCCAACGCCATCCAGCCCGGCAAGGTGCCCCTGTCCTCCATGTCCCCCACGCTGGTGTTCGCCAGGGAGGACCCGAAGCGCGTGATGATGGCGGTGGGCAGCCCCGGCGGCTCCACCATCCCCACCACCGTCATCCAGGCCATCACCAACGTGGTGGACCAGGGCATGGACGTGACGCGCGCGGTGGGCGCCGGCCGGCTGCACCACCAGTACCTCCCGGACGAATTGTGGGTGGACCGGTGGGGCCTGGAGCCCGCGACGCTGGCCACGCTGGAGGCCCGCGGCCATAAGATTCGCCGCCTGGAGGCGTGGGGGGACGCGGAGGCCGTCTACAGCGATCCGCGCACGAACCTGCGCTATTCATCCAGCGACCCGCGCAACGAGGGCGCCGCGCTGGGCCAGGACTGA